The proteins below are encoded in one region of Phaseolus vulgaris cultivar G19833 chromosome 1, P. vulgaris v2.0, whole genome shotgun sequence:
- the LOC137816218 gene encoding uncharacterized protein At1g08160-like, with product MDPSHDGRGHHQKGSFSQESSSYMHGDTAPPPPMGAPPNMMYYSPGMGYPPGAHAPPPPMPHQGYPPGYNPYPNDYPPQPQVYHYPAGPYFSNPPTYHNVDRTKAFVRGFVLCSCVIFAGLFAATLIMALMLHPQLPVYTVNSLSVANFNISTPLTADWNTTFSILNDNDKLNGVFTDFKVDLLYRDDALAMSFVPDFELEKKEIRRIDERMSSNGFLLPRWELDEMAKEQASGSVTFILRIASMVEFKSSTISTKMSLILALCDGLKVVFQNNTGNGALDNGGRPIICQLYM from the coding sequence ATGGATCCATCCCATGATGGAAGAGGACATCATCAAAAAGGATCATTCTCCCAGGAGTCCTCTTCCTACATGCATGGTGATACTGCTCCACCACCACCGATGGGGGCACCCCCAAACATGATGTATTACTCACCAGGAATGGGATACCCGCCAGGAGCCCATGCCCCTCCTCCACCCATGCCTCACCAAGGCTATCCTCCGGGATATAATCCATACCCTAATGACTACCCTCCACAACCTCAAGTATACCATTACCCCGCAGGCCCGTACTTCAGCAATCCACCCACATATCACAATGTAGATAGAACCAAAGCCTTCGTTCGTGGTTTCGTGTTATGTTCTTGTGTAATATTCGCCGGCCTCTTCGCTGCCACCCTTATCATGGCGCTAATGTTGCACCCCCAACTACCCGTTTACACCGTTAATTCCCTCTCCGTCGCCAACTTCAACATCTCTACACCGCTGACCGCCGATTGGAACACCACCTTCTCCATTCTGAACGACAACGACAAGCTCAATGGTGTCTTCACCGACTTTAAGGTGGATTTGTTGTACAGAGACGACGCTTTAGCGATGAGTTTCGTACCCGATTTCGAGTTGGAGAAGAAGGAGATTAGGCGAATCGACGAGCGGATGTCGTCGAATGGGTTCTTGCTTCCGAGGTGGGAGTTGGATGAGATGGCAAAGGAACAAGCGAGTGGCTCCGTTACGTTCATTCTGAGGATTGCTTCCATGGTGGAGTTCAAGTCTAGCACAATTTCCACGAAAATGTCGTTGATACTAGCACTTTGCGACGGCTTGAAGGTTGTCTTTCAGAACAACACCGGCAACGGCGCGCTGGacaatggaggaaggcccatTATTTGTCAACTTTATATGTGA
- the LOC137814631 gene encoding protein CHROMOSOME TRANSMISSION FIDELITY 7 has product MKMSIHNIAAEGRKKHPSLNAMQSKINAFFRSTPSSSSPNDDHDLSIWENQQHHIINTYTRRRPNPNAVTSDPKPVTIVKNKKRNYAQLHLDFGQSDFLLRACPTCGVKFTPGDPEDEKSHNEFHKSYTQGIQFRGWTKENLVPLPSLDSGRVVLFSETDPCSHRKKVEEVVRMMEIELGSGWILHERCKVYLFVSLNRVAGCLVAEPIEKAFKVVSGSVAAPVHSLNKRGVKRRSTTLQFGNVIFQREVKRKVANVSDSEKMEGAIFCDSEPIAAACGIRAIWVSPSNRRKGIAIQLLDAVRKSFCPGLVLGSSQLAFSQPTSAGKALATSYTGTGSFLAY; this is encoded by the exons ATGAAAATGAGCATCCATAACATCGCCGCAGAAGGAAGAAAGAAACATCCATCATTGAATGCAATGCAGTCCAAAATCAACGCTTTCTTCAGATCCACcccctcttcctcttctcccAACGATGATCATGATTTGTCAATTTGGGAGAACCAGCAGCACCACATTATCAACACCTACACCCGAAGGCGCCCAAACCCTAACGCCGTTACTTCAGATCCCAAACCCGTAACGATCGTCAAAAACAAGAAGAGAAACTACGCACAGCTTCACCTTGATTTTGGTCAATCCGATTTCCTCCTACGCGCGTGTCCCACGTGCGGCGTAAAGTTCACCCCCGGCGACCCAGAAGACGAGAAATCCCACAACGAGTTTCACAAATCATACACGCAGGGAATTCAATTCAGA GGTTGGACCAAAGAAAATCTTGTTCCTCTACCCAGCTTAGATTCGGGTCGGGTCGTTTTGTTCTCGGAGACCGACCCGTGTTCTCACAGGAAGAAAGTTGAAGAGGTGGTGAGGATGATGGAAATTGAGCTTGGAAGTGGGTGGATACTTCACGAACGCTGTAAGGTGTATCTGTTTGTTTCTCTTAACAGGGTTGCTGGGTGCCTCGTTGCGGAACCAATTGAAAAGGCATTCAAAGTTGTGTCTGGCTCTGTTGCTGCACCTGTTCATAGCTTGAACAAAAGGGGAGTGAAGAGACGTTCTACCACTCTTCAGTTTGggaatgttatttttcaaagggAGGTCAAAAGAAAAGTTGCTAACGTGAGTGATTCTGAAAAGATGGAAGGGGCAATCTTTTGTGATAGCGAACCAATCGCTGCTGCTTGTGGCATTAGGGCCATTTGGGTTTCTCCCTCCAACAGAAGAAAAGGCATTGCAATCCAGTTGCTAGATGCAGTGAG GAAGAGTTTCTGCCCCGGGCTTGTGCTTGGAAGTTCTCAGTTAGCATTTTCCCAGCCTACCTCTGCTGGAAAGGCATTAGCTACTAGTTATACTGGCACGGGATCATTCTTGGCGTATTAA